In Candidatus Anaeroferrophillus wilburensis, the following proteins share a genomic window:
- the glgP gene encoding alpha-glucan family phosphorylase — MHPLRYLPRPVPEPLAGLVDLALDLRWSWDHHADRLWQQMDVELWESTCDPWLILESVSQQRLEDLAGDQAFIALLREQVAVRREYLERQPWYSRIHGADTSLGTVAYFSMEFGLSEALPIYSGGLGVLAGDLLKTASDLGVPLVGIGLLYQQGYFHQVIDASGQQLEFYPFNNPAMLPVLPLRDATGGWLQIVLDLPGRILHLRGWEARIGRVSLYLLDSNDLRNAPGDRGITSGLYSGGPELRLQQEMVLGIGGWRLLEALGVNPDICHLNEGHAAFAPLERARSFMADNGCSFHEALRCTRSGNLFTTHTPVAAGFDHFAPELVTQYLQAYVARLGISVEDLLTLGRASNNDPLEPLNMAYLAMRCSGAVNGVSRLHATVSQEIFQPLFPRWPVAEVPVGYVTNGVHVPSWDSAAADALWTAASGRERWLGDLRSLEQAVHTVSDEELWRTRTQGRQALVQAVHRRQCRQEAACGYAEVQFPEVLDPNILTLGFARRFAAYKRPDLLLHDPQRLTRLLIDTRRPVQLVIAGKAHPQDQVGRRLINRWVAFARQPAVHGRVVFLEDYDLALATDLVQGVDVWINTPRRPWEASGTSGMKVLVNGGLNVSELDGWWAEAWSPEVGWALGDRREHDADPAWDAAEADELYRLLEEEVVPEFYERNENGLPAAWLARIRKSMARLTPRFSSNRMLREYVEDYYLPAAAVVKNRCADGGALGISLESRLVLLTRHWNSLRFGTVTSRADGGALEIEAQIYFDDISPDLLEVELYAEPLAADDAPERIPMAQSRSLPGAVQGFVYRAVVGCRRPAEHYTPRVMAAADGLAVPLEAPWILWQR, encoded by the coding sequence ATGCATCCTTTACGCTACCTGCCCCGACCGGTTCCTGAGCCATTGGCCGGGCTGGTGGACCTGGCCCTGGACCTGCGCTGGAGCTGGGATCACCATGCCGACCGGTTGTGGCAGCAGATGGATGTTGAGCTCTGGGAGTCGACCTGTGATCCCTGGCTCATCCTTGAGAGCGTCTCCCAGCAGCGGCTCGAAGATCTGGCTGGAGATCAGGCCTTCATTGCCCTCCTCCGCGAGCAGGTTGCCGTCCGTCGGGAGTATCTGGAGCGGCAACCATGGTACAGCCGTATCCATGGAGCTGACACCTCCCTAGGAACAGTGGCCTACTTCAGTATGGAATTCGGTTTGAGCGAAGCGCTGCCCATCTATTCCGGCGGCTTGGGGGTGCTTGCCGGGGACCTGCTCAAGACGGCCAGCGATCTCGGCGTGCCGCTGGTGGGGATCGGCCTGTTGTACCAGCAGGGCTATTTTCATCAGGTGATTGACGCCTCGGGGCAACAGCTGGAGTTTTATCCCTTCAACAATCCGGCCATGCTGCCCGTTCTCCCTTTGCGTGATGCCACTGGTGGCTGGCTGCAGATTGTTTTGGATCTGCCTGGCAGGATACTTCATCTGCGTGGCTGGGAAGCCCGTATTGGCCGGGTTTCCCTCTATCTTCTGGACAGCAATGATCTGCGCAATGCCCCGGGCGATCGGGGGATTACCAGTGGGCTGTACAGTGGTGGCCCGGAATTGCGGCTCCAGCAGGAGATGGTCCTGGGAATCGGCGGCTGGCGGCTGCTGGAGGCGCTGGGCGTCAACCCGGATATTTGTCACCTGAATGAAGGGCATGCCGCATTCGCACCCCTGGAACGTGCCCGCAGCTTCATGGCGGACAATGGCTGCAGCTTCCATGAGGCGCTGCGGTGCACCCGCAGCGGCAATCTGTTTACCACCCACACCCCGGTGGCGGCGGGATTTGACCATTTTGCGCCCGAACTGGTTACCCAGTACCTGCAGGCCTACGTGGCTCGGCTGGGGATATCGGTGGAGGATCTCCTGACCTTGGGGCGGGCTTCCAATAACGACCCGCTGGAACCGCTCAATATGGCGTACCTGGCCATGCGTTGCAGCGGCGCGGTCAATGGGGTCAGCAGGTTGCATGCGACCGTTTCTCAGGAAATTTTCCAGCCCCTTTTTCCCCGCTGGCCGGTGGCCGAGGTTCCGGTGGGCTATGTGACCAACGGTGTCCATGTTCCCTCCTGGGACTCGGCGGCCGCCGATGCCTTGTGGACTGCGGCCAGCGGTCGGGAGCGTTGGCTGGGTGATCTGCGATCTCTGGAGCAGGCTGTCCATACGGTGTCTGACGAGGAACTTTGGCGGACCCGCACTCAGGGCCGTCAGGCCCTGGTGCAGGCGGTTCACCGGCGCCAATGCCGCCAGGAGGCGGCGTGTGGCTATGCCGAGGTCCAGTTTCCCGAGGTTCTGGATCCCAACATCCTTACTCTCGGTTTTGCCAGGCGCTTTGCGGCCTATAAACGTCCCGATCTTTTGCTGCACGATCCCCAGCGGCTGACACGTCTGCTCATCGATACCAGGCGGCCGGTCCAGCTGGTCATTGCCGGCAAAGCCCATCCCCAGGACCAGGTTGGCCGCCGGCTGATCAACCGGTGGGTGGCCTTTGCCCGCCAACCGGCGGTCCACGGCCGGGTGGTTTTTCTGGAAGATTACGATCTTGCCCTGGCAACCGATCTGGTGCAGGGGGTTGATGTGTGGATCAACACCCCCCGGCGACCCTGGGAGGCCAGCGGTACCAGCGGCATGAAGGTGTTGGTCAATGGCGGCCTCAATGTGTCGGAACTCGATGGCTGGTGGGCCGAGGCCTGGTCGCCGGAGGTTGGCTGGGCCCTGGGCGACCGGCGTGAGCATGACGCCGATCCGGCATGGGATGCCGCCGAAGCGGATGAACTGTACCGGCTGCTGGAGGAGGAAGTGGTGCCGGAATTCTATGAACGTAATGAGAATGGCCTGCCGGCGGCCTGGCTGGCCCGCATCCGTAAGAGCATGGCCAGACTGACGCCCCGTTTTTCCAGCAACCGGATGCTGCGGGAGTACGTCGAGGACTACTACCTGCCGGCGGCGGCTGTAGTAAAAAACCGCTGTGCCGACGGTGGCGCGTTGGGCATCAGCCTGGAGTCCCGCCTTGTCCTGCTGACCCGCCACTGGAACAGCTTGCGTTTTGGGACAGTGACTTCCCGTGCCGACGGTGGCGCGCTGGAGATTGAGGCGCAGATCTATTTTGATGATATATCTCCCGATCTCCTGGAGGTTGAGCTCTATGCCGAGCCGCTGGCGGCGGACGATGCCCCGGAACGCATTCCTATGGCGCAGAGCCGTTCGCTTCCCGGCGCCGTCCAGGGCTTTGTGTATCGTGCGGTTGTGGGCTGCCGGCGGCCTGCGGAACACTATACCCCCAGGGTTATGGCGGCTGCTGATGGCCTTGCCGTTCCACTGGAGGCTCCCTGGATTCTATGGCAGCGGTAA
- the mprF gene encoding bifunctional lysylphosphatidylglycerol flippase/synthetase MprF: protein MFMAALWLLHRLLGGHHLADVRLEIRLIATNRTAAAVGLTMLSYLTLTFYDQLATIYLQHRLPKRKITLVSFISYAFSNNIGLSLFTSGTIRYRFYTAWGFSSEEISRLIVFTTGTFWLGILTVGGFLFVLEPPALTNLLPWLSFKSARPLGLLFGGAVLAYLVAAIRRPRPLQIRGWQFPLPQVKIAAAQLVIGSLDWLLAGSVLYVLLPPGSGLSYWYLLSIYLFAQTLALASNIPGGLGVFESLVLLAAPTVSPAALMGALLVYRGIYYLVPFMMAVLLLGFQELEQGRARLISSTRVAANWISPLVPPLLAVATLMAGAVLLFSGATPAVPVRLVRLRHFIPLSLLELSHFLASIIGAAFLLLARGLQRRLDGAWLSTIILLAVGIFVSLVKGLDYEEAVLLGLLLVILLTCRRQFYRHSSLFNEPLTMGWLVSIIMVLAAAIWLGFFSYQHIAYSDSLWWQFAFHAEAPRFLRALVGTVTLLLLYAIARLLAPGSKVSINMPGTEELSAAAVVVRSSPCSEANLALLGDKRLLFDHSGTGFIMYGIKGRSWIAMGDPVGAEPAAAELVWSFRELAERHGGWPVFYEVGSGTLHRYLDLGLTLFKIGEEAKVPLAEFSLEGSHRSELRYIQRRLQKEGYSFAVIDSSEVDALLPELGRISDNWLQSKHTREKGFSLGFFDPAYLKRFSAALVRRDEKIVAFANLWETAGKEELSVDLMRYEPQEARGIMDFLFVNLMLWGREQGFGSFVLGMAPLAGLENRPFAPLWNRLGAMMYRHGEHFYNFEGLRAYKNKFLPVWEPRYLACPGGLSLPMVLVHLTTLISGGLKGSISK, encoded by the coding sequence ATGTTCATGGCCGCTCTGTGGCTGTTGCACCGGCTGCTTGGCGGCCACCACCTGGCTGATGTTCGCCTTGAAATCAGGCTGATTGCCACCAACCGTACTGCCGCTGCGGTGGGCTTGACCATGCTCAGCTATCTGACCTTGACCTTTTATGATCAGTTGGCCACCATTTACCTCCAGCACCGCCTGCCAAAAAGAAAAATCACCCTTGTTTCTTTCATCAGCTATGCGTTCAGCAATAATATCGGCTTGTCGCTCTTCACTTCCGGGACCATCCGCTACCGCTTCTATACCGCCTGGGGTTTTTCCAGCGAGGAGATCAGCCGCCTGATTGTTTTCACTACGGGAACCTTCTGGCTGGGCATTCTGACGGTGGGCGGTTTTCTGTTTGTCTTGGAACCTCCAGCGCTTACCAATCTGTTGCCTTGGCTGTCCTTCAAGTCCGCACGACCTCTGGGGTTGCTCTTCGGCGGTGCAGTGCTGGCCTATCTCGTGGCAGCTATCCGCCGTCCCCGCCCCCTGCAGATAAGGGGCTGGCAATTTCCGCTGCCGCAGGTGAAGATTGCCGCAGCCCAACTGGTCATCGGCAGTCTTGACTGGCTGCTGGCCGGCAGTGTTTTGTATGTCCTCCTGCCGCCAGGCAGCGGGCTGAGCTACTGGTATCTCCTCAGCATCTACCTTTTTGCGCAGACCCTTGCTCTGGCGAGCAACATTCCCGGCGGTCTGGGGGTTTTTGAATCCCTGGTCCTGCTTGCCGCCCCCACGGTGTCTCCCGCAGCCCTTATGGGTGCTCTGCTGGTGTATCGTGGCATCTATTACCTGGTTCCCTTTATGATGGCGGTGTTGCTGCTTGGTTTCCAGGAGTTGGAACAGGGTCGGGCCCGCCTCATCAGCTCTACCCGGGTGGCGGCAAACTGGATTTCCCCTCTGGTACCTCCTTTGCTGGCGGTGGCAACCCTGATGGCCGGGGCGGTACTCCTCTTTTCCGGCGCAACCCCTGCCGTTCCTGTCAGACTTGTGCGGCTTCGCCATTTCATCCCGCTCAGCCTGCTGGAACTGTCTCATTTCCTCGCCAGCATCATCGGGGCCGCATTCCTGTTGCTGGCCAGGGGACTGCAACGCCGGTTGGATGGCGCCTGGCTGTCCACCATCATCCTGCTGGCCGTCGGTATCTTCGTATCCCTGGTGAAAGGACTGGATTATGAGGAGGCGGTGCTTCTCGGGCTGCTGTTGGTCATTCTGCTGACCTGTCGACGGCAATTCTACCGGCATTCCTCCCTTTTCAATGAACCGTTGACCATGGGCTGGCTGGTTTCCATCATCATGGTTCTGGCTGCGGCAATCTGGCTGGGATTTTTCTCCTACCAGCACATTGCTTATTCGGACAGCCTCTGGTGGCAGTTCGCTTTCCATGCGGAAGCGCCGCGCTTTCTCAGGGCCCTGGTGGGTACGGTCACCCTGCTCTTGCTCTACGCCATTGCCCGGCTTCTGGCGCCTGGGAGCAAGGTGTCCATTAATATGCCGGGGACGGAAGAACTGTCAGCGGCAGCAGTGGTTGTCAGGTCATCGCCTTGCAGTGAGGCCAACCTTGCCCTGCTGGGGGATAAGAGGCTGCTGTTTGACCATTCAGGCACCGGCTTTATCATGTATGGCATCAAAGGGCGCAGCTGGATAGCCATGGGTGATCCCGTGGGGGCGGAACCGGCGGCGGCCGAGCTTGTCTGGTCTTTTCGAGAACTGGCGGAACGTCATGGGGGCTGGCCGGTGTTTTATGAGGTCGGCAGCGGCACTCTGCATCGCTATCTCGATCTGGGTTTGACGCTCTTCAAAATCGGCGAGGAGGCGAAGGTGCCGCTGGCCGAGTTTTCCCTGGAAGGCTCACATCGCAGTGAACTGCGTTATATCCAACGGCGGCTCCAGAAGGAGGGTTATAGTTTTGCCGTCATCGATTCCAGCGAGGTAGATGCCTTGCTGCCTGAATTGGGCAGGATTTCAGACAACTGGCTACAGAGTAAGCATACCCGGGAAAAGGGGTTCTCCCTGGGGTTTTTTGATCCCGCCTATCTCAAACGGTTTTCCGCCGCCCTGGTGCGCCGTGACGAAAAGATTGTCGCCTTTGCCAATCTCTGGGAAACTGCTGGCAAAGAGGAGCTTTCCGTTGATTTGATGCGCTATGAACCCCAGGAGGCCCGCGGCATCATGGATTTTTTATTTGTCAATCTGATGCTCTGGGGACGGGAACAGGGCTTTGGCAGCTTCGTGCTGGGGATGGCCCCCCTGGCAGGGCTGGAAAACCGCCCCTTTGCCCCCCTGTGGAATCGGCTTGGGGCCATGATGTATCGCCACGGGGAACATTTTTATAATTTTGAGGGCCTGCGGGCATATAAAAACAAGTTTTTGCCGGTCTGGGAGCCGCGCTATCTGGCTTGCCCGGGGGGGCTCTCCCTGCCCATGGTTCTGGTGCATCTCACAACCCTCATCAGCGGCGGCCTGAAAGGCTCAATCAGCAAATAG
- a CDS encoding HlyC/CorC family transporter, which yields MIIKILTVLFIILVNAFFVAAEFALVKLSSSEVAVLARGGSRTAKAVESIVGHLDAYLSACQLGITLASLALGWVGEPLVARLLEPAVHLIGLPVEKVHYIALPLAFSLITFLHITVGEQAPKILAIQRHQPTALFVALPLLIFRQIFMPFIWALNAFSNRLLRFVGLSADEVHSASHTEEELRHILLESTVGGLLKPRERRLMENVMDLEEKYARRYMVPRNQIVYLDLNDSLEEKLRRAADSGHTRLPLCDGDIDHIVGVVHVKDIFQLLATDRQLVTLRNLSRKAVYLPENIHLDVLLLEFQRRKVLMALLVDEYGSVSGMITLENVLEELVGPIEDEFDHETPFIIRTGTHSFVVNALCPADEVAKTCLLVIPDDITSDTIGGVVVELLGRIPVAGEVIPLGSHEIAVREADQRRVIGVEIRPAVPAGPVATPSPV from the coding sequence ATGATCATTAAAATCCTGACGGTGCTGTTCATTATCCTGGTTAACGCCTTCTTTGTCGCTGCCGAGTTTGCCCTGGTCAAGTTGAGCAGCAGTGAAGTTGCGGTGCTGGCCCGCGGCGGCAGCCGAACTGCCAAGGCGGTGGAATCAATTGTTGGCCATTTAGATGCCTACCTTTCCGCCTGTCAACTTGGGATAACCCTGGCCAGTCTTGCTCTTGGCTGGGTTGGCGAACCGCTGGTTGCCCGCCTGCTGGAGCCGGCTGTACATCTCATTGGGCTGCCGGTGGAGAAGGTGCACTATATTGCCCTGCCGCTGGCTTTCTCCCTGATCACCTTTCTCCATATTACCGTCGGTGAACAGGCGCCCAAAATATTGGCAATCCAGCGGCATCAACCGACGGCGCTGTTCGTTGCCCTGCCGCTGCTGATCTTTCGGCAGATATTCATGCCGTTTATCTGGGCCCTCAATGCCTTCAGCAACCGTCTGCTGCGCTTCGTCGGCCTGTCGGCCGACGAAGTCCACAGTGCCAGCCATACTGAAGAGGAACTGCGTCATATCCTGCTGGAATCCACCGTTGGCGGGCTGCTCAAGCCGCGTGAGCGGCGGCTTATGGAAAACGTCATGGATCTTGAAGAGAAATATGCCCGCCGCTATATGGTGCCGCGCAACCAGATTGTTTACCTGGACCTCAATGATTCCCTGGAGGAAAAACTGCGTCGGGCGGCCGATTCCGGTCATACACGGCTTCCTTTGTGTGATGGCGATATCGATCACATTGTCGGTGTCGTTCACGTGAAGGATATTTTCCAGCTGCTGGCTACTGATCGGCAGCTGGTAACGCTGCGAAATCTTTCCCGCAAGGCGGTTTATCTGCCGGAGAATATCCATCTCGATGTTCTGCTGCTGGAATTTCAGAGACGCAAAGTGCTGATGGCTCTGTTGGTTGACGAGTACGGCTCGGTATCGGGGATGATCACCCTTGAAAATGTTCTGGAAGAACTGGTGGGTCCCATTGAGGATGAATTTGATCACGAAACGCCGTTCATCATCCGTACCGGTACCCATTCCTTTGTGGTTAACGCTCTGTGCCCGGCAGATGAGGTGGCAAAAACGTGCCTGCTTGTTATACCGGATGATATAACCTCTGATACCATCGGTGGTGTTGTGGTCGAACTGCTCGGCCGAATTCCAGTTGCTGGTGAGGTCATTCCTTTGGGCAGCCATGAAATTGCCGTCAGGGAGGCCGACCAGCGTCGGGTTATCGGCGTTGAAATCCGCCCGGCGGTGCCTGCCGGCCCGGTAGCAACCCCCTCTCCTGTGTGA